GCCGGTGAGGTCGATGGAGAGCATGGAGAGGTATATGTCCCGGTCCAGGGGGGCGTCGCAAGTCGGGTGGGGGCGCTGTCCGTCCCCCTTCACGGGGGCTTCGCGACAACTTAAGGTGCGGAGGCCGCCGGCCGCTGGCGGTGCCCCTCACCCGCGCTCACATGAGCGCCATCCCGAGCGCGTCCATGACCACCGAGCAGGCGACGCCGAACCTTTCGTTGACGGCGCTGTACGAGGCGCCGCCCTCGCTGTCGCCGACGACCGATGAAGATGCGGTGCAGTTTGTGGCGCTGGCGGCGCGCGCGTACGCCGCGGTGGACGAGGTCCCGGCGCGGACCGAGGAGGGGCTCGAGTATCTCGCGCGCCACCTGGGCTTCACCGCCGACTGCACGGCGACGGCGACGGCGATCTTCCTGACGTTGTCGAAAGGGGGGCGTCGATGGACCGAGGTAATCCGCGTGCGCGCCTCGAGCCCCGACTTCACGCGCGCGGTGGCGCTGCATCGTGTGCTGGAGCGCGTGGCCAAGAACGAGATCACCCCGCATGATGCCGCCGAGCGTTTGACGTCGCTCCTGGCCTGGCGCGCGAGGTCGAGCATGTTGCTCGACACGCTCGCGGGGGCGCTGTTGAGCGCATCGTCGGCGCTCCTGTTGCGCGCCGACCTGCCGGAGATGGGGCTGGTGGCGCTGCTGGGGGCGACGGTGGGGGCCGTGCTGCACCTGGTGGCTGGTCGCGAGACGCTGATGCCGTTGGCGACCGTGCTGCTGGCGGCGATGGCGTCGGGGGCGGCGTTCGGCTTTGACCGGTTGCACATGGCCGACATCCGTCCCGTGCCCGTGCTGGTGGCGTCGCTGGTGATCCTGCTGCCGGGGTGGCGGCTGACGGTGTCGATGAGCGAGCTGGCGCAGGGGCACTGGACGGCGGGGTCGGGGCGTTTCCTGGCGGGGGTGGTGACGCTCCTGCTGCTGGTGGTTGGCGTGGTGGTGGGGCAGCAGGCGGTGGCGTCGAGCGAGAAGGCGCGATTGATCCTGCCGGCGGCGGCCAACCTTCCGGCGTGGATTCGCGTCCTGTCGCCACTGGCGGCGGGGTTGTCGATGACGCACTTGTTCAACGCGCGGCGGCGCGATGCGCCGTGGATCATGCTCATCTGCGTGATCACGTCGCTGGTGGCCTTCGGCGGGGGGATCCTCCTCGGCTCCAACGCCGGCGCGTTCGTGGGGGCGTTCACGGCAACGGCGGCGAGTATCCTGCTGGCGCGTCGCCTGCGCCTTCCGTATGCGGTGTTGCAGCAGCCGGCCACCGTGCTCCTGGTGCCGGGAACGATCGGCTTCCTCAGCTTCGGATCGTTGGTGGACCAGAACGTGAACCGTGCAATCCAGACGGGGTTTCTCATGCTCATGGTGGCGCTGACGTTGTCCATCGGGTCGTTGCTGGCGCGTGTGGCGCTGCGGCAGGGGATGGCGCGCGAGTACCAGCGGTGAGCGAGCTGCGGGAGGAGACGCCGCTCCCGCGCGATCGCGAGCCGCTCGCGCGGGAGCTCGAGCCGCTCGCGCGGGAGGTCGAGCCGCCGTTGCGCGAGCTCGAGCGGTCGTCGCGCGACGTCGAGTCGCTCGGGCTGGCCAACGCCCCCGCCTCGCTCCCGCCCACAGCCGAGCGGACGCGCACCTTCGCGCGCGGGCTGTGGCGCATTGCGGCTGCCGACGTCTCGGCGGACAACCGCGTGCAACTGCTTGCCGACGGCGCGACCACGTTCGACGCGATGATCGCGGCGATTGGCGAAGCTTCCACGCGCGTCGACTTCGAGGGGTACATCTTTCGCGACGACGAGGTCGGGGTGCGCTTCAAGGAGGCGCTCATCGAGGCGGCGATGCGAGGTGTGCAGGTACGGTTGCTGGTGGACTGGGTGGGGCGGATGGGGACGCCCCTGCGCTTTTTCGGGGAGATGGCGAAGCACGGCGTGGTGGTGAAGCTCTTCTCGCCGCCGGGTTTTCATCGTTGGGGGGGGATCCTGCCGCGCGATCACCGCAAGCTGGTGGTGGCCGACGGCGCCGTGGCGGTGACTGGGGGGATCGGGATCGGGCGGGAATGGAAGCACGGTGTGCTTCGGCGCAAGCGTTCGCCGTGGCGCGACACCGCGGTGCGCATAGCCGGGCCGGCGGCGGTGGACATGCAGGACTCGTTCGAGCGGATGTGGGCGCGCGCCCATCAGGGGCGCCCCAAGGGAGTCCGCCTCATCCGTCGCCCCAGCGCCTCGCACCTCGACCCGCAGGTGGACCCGCCGTCGCTGGTGGGGATCGTCGAGGGGGAGCCGGGGCGCATGCGCGCGTCGCGCGGGCTGCAGATGCAGGCGTTGAATGCGGAGCGCACCATCTGGATTGCCAGCGCCTACTTTGCGCCGTCGCTGGGGATGGTGGAGGCGCTGGCCGGCGCGGCGCGAGACGGTGTCGACGTGCGCATTCTCGTCCCGTCGCGCTACGACCATCCGTGGCTGCGCACCATCATCTCCCCGTTCTACTCCCGCCTCTTCAAGCACGGCGTGCGCATCTGGGAGTGGCGCGGCGAGATGATGCACGCCAAGACCAACGTGGTCGACGGCCGCTGGGTGCGTGTCGGATCGACCGACTTCAACCTGCTCGGCGTGGCGATCAACTACGAACTGGACGCCGTGATCGAGGATGCGACGCTGGGTGAGCAGGCGGAGGCGATGTTCCTCGAGGACTTGCATCGGGCGCGGGAGATTCGCTGGCGGAGCACACGCACTGTGTGAGAGGACGAGAGGACGAGAAGACGAGAGGACGAGAAGCCTGCCCCAGCGAAGGCTGGGGACGAGGTGCTTGTCCAGGGGCGAGGGCTTGGGGGGGTGGGGCCGTGGTGGGGCGGGACTCGCGCGCGTTGGACAGCGAACTCGTCCAACTGTCGGCGGAGGTTGTGGAGGGGGCAGCCTTCTCGGGGCCTCGTCTTCACCGTATGATCTCGCGTCCCCCCAAACGGATGGTTCCCATGCGGTTCGCTCGTGTGATGTGTGTGCTGCCGGCGGTGTCGCTGGTCGCTGCGGCCGGACTTCTTCCTGCACAGGAGAAGGCGGTCGACACCCTCCTGACCGTCAACCACTACCTGGACTTCGAGACCGTTGGCGCGCCGCAGCTTTCACCTGACGGGGCGCGGATCATCTACACGCGACGGTCGGTGGACAAGCAGAAGGACACGTTCGAGTCGGCGTTATGGATCATGAACGCCGACGGATCGGAGAACCGCTTCCTCGCGCGCGGTGGCGATGCGACCTGGTCGCCCGACGGGACGCGCATTGCCTACATCGGCGAAGGGCAGCCGGGGGGCGCGCAGGTCTTCGTGCGCTGGATGAACGCCGAGGGAGCCACGTCGCAGGTGACGCGCGTGGAGCGCGCGCCGGGCGACCTCGCCTGGTCGCCCGACGGGAAGTGGATCGGTTTCGCGATGTTCACCCCAAAGGCCGAGAGCTGGGCGATCGACATGCCGGCCGCGCCGCCGGGGGCGCAGTGGACACCGTCGCCGCGCTATGTCAACACGGTGCACTATCGCGCCGACCGGCGCGGCTTCCTCGATCAGGGATTCGTGCACCTCTTCGTCGTCCCGGCCGACGGTGGCACGGCGCGGCAGTTGACGAAGGGGGACTGGAACGCCGGCTCGCGCTTCGATGGCCAGCCGGGATCGGTGGGGTGGAGCTGGTCGGCGGACGGCGCATCGATCGTCTTCGACGGGTTGATGAGCAACGAGTCCGACAAGAACTACCGCGACTCCGACATCAACGTGGTCGACGTGGCGACGGGGGCGATGCGGAAGCTGACGACGCAACGTGGCAGTTGGTCCAACCCGGTGGTATCGCCTAACGGGGAGTGGATCGCCTTCAGCGGCTACCCGCACACCGAGGACACGTATCACGCGTCGGAGCTCTACGTCATGCGGCGCGACGGCTCGGGGATGAAGAAGATCTCCGGGACGCTGGACCGCGACATGGGGGAGATCTTCTGGGCGGGGGACAACAGCGGCGTCTACGTGAATGTGCAGGACCGCGGGTCGTCGCAGCTCTTCTTTGCCAGCGTGGCGGGAGCGGTGCGCCAGCTGAGCCAGGGGGCGCAGATGCTCGGCGTCTCATCGATCGCGAAGAATGGCCTGGTGGCCGCGGTGCGGTCGACGCCGACCGAGCCGGCCGACGTCGTCACCTTCGCCCTGGCAACCCCGCAGAAGGTGTCGCGCCTGACGAGTGTGAACGCCGACATCCTTGGCAACAAGCGGCTTGCATCCACCGAGGAAGTGTGGCTGACGTCGACCGGCGGGACGAAGGTGCAGGGGTGGATCGTCAAGCCACCCAACTTCGACGCGTCGAGGAAGTGGCCGATGATCATGGAGATCCATGGCGGCCCGCATGGGATGTACGGCGTCGGCTTCAGCTACATGTACCAGAACTTTGCCGCCAACGGCTACGTGGTGCTCTACACCAACCCGCGCGGTTCCACCGGCTACGGGACCGACTTCGGGCGCGCCATCAGCAAGCGCTATCCCGGTGTAGACTACGAGGACCTGATGGCTGCGGTCGACACTGTCGTGGGGCGCGGCTACATCGACACCTCACGGATGTACGTGGGCGGCTGCAGCGGTGGCGGCGTGCTCTCGGCGTGGATCGTGGGACACACCAATCGCTTCGCCGGCGCGGCGGTTCGATGCCCGGTGATGAACTGGATCTCCTTTGCCGGCAACGCCGACGTCCCCTTCTTCACCAACGGCTGGTTCGACAAGCCGTACTGGGAAGATCCCAGGCCGTGGCTCGACCAGTCGCCGCTGATGTACGTCGGCAACGTCACCACGCCCACGGTGATCATGACCGGTGAACTGGACCTGCGCACGCCGATGTCGCAATCGGAGGAGT
This DNA window, taken from Gemmatimonadaceae bacterium, encodes the following:
- a CDS encoding threonine/serine exporter family protein, with the protein product MSAIPSASMTTEQATPNLSLTALYEAPPSLSPTTDEDAVQFVALAARAYAAVDEVPARTEEGLEYLARHLGFTADCTATATAIFLTLSKGGRRWTEVIRVRASSPDFTRAVALHRVLERVAKNEITPHDAAERLTSLLAWRARSSMLLDTLAGALLSASSALLLRADLPEMGLVALLGATVGAVLHLVAGRETLMPLATVLLAAMASGAAFGFDRLHMADIRPVPVLVASLVILLPGWRLTVSMSELAQGHWTAGSGRFLAGVVTLLLLVVGVVVGQQAVASSEKARLILPAAANLPAWIRVLSPLAAGLSMTHLFNARRRDAPWIMLICVITSLVAFGGGILLGSNAGAFVGAFTATAASILLARRLRLPYAVLQQPATVLLVPGTIGFLSFGSLVDQNVNRAIQTGFLMLMVALTLSIGSLLARVALRQGMAREYQR
- a CDS encoding S9 family peptidase — protein: MRFARVMCVLPAVSLVAAAGLLPAQEKAVDTLLTVNHYLDFETVGAPQLSPDGARIIYTRRSVDKQKDTFESALWIMNADGSENRFLARGGDATWSPDGTRIAYIGEGQPGGAQVFVRWMNAEGATSQVTRVERAPGDLAWSPDGKWIGFAMFTPKAESWAIDMPAAPPGAQWTPSPRYVNTVHYRADRRGFLDQGFVHLFVVPADGGTARQLTKGDWNAGSRFDGQPGSVGWSWSADGASIVFDGLMSNESDKNYRDSDINVVDVATGAMRKLTTQRGSWSNPVVSPNGEWIAFSGYPHTEDTYHASELYVMRRDGSGMKKISGTLDRDMGEIFWAGDNSGVYVNVQDRGSSQLFFASVAGAVRQLSQGAQMLGVSSIAKNGLVAAVRSTPTEPADVVTFALATPQKVSRLTSVNADILGNKRLASTEEVWLTSTGGTKVQGWIVKPPNFDASRKWPMIMEIHGGPHGMYGVGFSYMYQNFAANGYVVLYTNPRGSTGYGTDFGRAISKRYPGVDYEDLMAAVDTVVGRGYIDTSRMYVGGCSGGGVLSAWIVGHTNRFAGAAVRCPVMNWISFAGNADVPFFTNGWFDKPYWEDPRPWLDQSPLMYVGNVTTPTVIMTGELDLRTPMSQSEEFYQALKQRGVPTALLRFQGEYHGTSSKPSNFLRTQLYMMSWYQQHRRNAM
- a CDS encoding phosphatidylserine/phosphatidylglycerophosphate/cardiolipin synthase family protein, translated to MSELREETPLPRDREPLARELEPLAREVEPPLRELERSSRDVESLGLANAPASLPPTAERTRTFARGLWRIAAADVSADNRVQLLADGATTFDAMIAAIGEASTRVDFEGYIFRDDEVGVRFKEALIEAAMRGVQVRLLVDWVGRMGTPLRFFGEMAKHGVVVKLFSPPGFHRWGGILPRDHRKLVVADGAVAVTGGIGIGREWKHGVLRRKRSPWRDTAVRIAGPAAVDMQDSFERMWARAHQGRPKGVRLIRRPSASHLDPQVDPPSLVGIVEGEPGRMRASRGLQMQALNAERTIWIASAYFAPSLGMVEALAGAARDGVDVRILVPSRYDHPWLRTIISPFYSRLFKHGVRIWEWRGEMMHAKTNVVDGRWVRVGSTDFNLLGVAINYELDAVIEDATLGEQAEAMFLEDLHRAREIRWRSTRTV